GAAGTTCTTCCCCTGTCTCCTTTATGTTTAGTTGGCAAACCCTAACCATATTCCAAGCCTAATAATTTTAACCACCATTATATGTAGCTTACCAAAAAAGAAATGGTATGACTCCTTCTTACAGCGCTTTTCAACAATTGTGAAGCACACTATCCACCTGCCCAATACGGTTCGGTTTAACCGAACCGTATTAGGACGGGGACTCATTCACTACGAAGACTGATGAAAAGGCTTAGTCCTGCGGATTTTCTCAAAACACAGAGCTCCTGCTCCAAAGCTAACCAGCAGCACTCCCAAAACTTGCTCAAGTTGCAAGGTTTCCTGAAGAATCAACCCAGCAAAAATGACCGTTAGAGCAGGGATACTGGCACCGATAATTGCTGAGCGTGAGGCACCAATTTTACGAATTCCAAAATTATTGAACAAATAGCTGAAGAGCGTTAGTACACCCAATAGGAAAGCACATAAAACAAGTTCTAGCAGGTAACCACGGTTTAGTTGCAAGTTCCAACTTGTGGGTAAAGGCAGTATCAAACCGAAGACAGACAACAGCAACATCGTAGCAAAGTTAATTAACGTAAGAGACACTGGATGCACTTTAGCTGCACACATGCGGGAAACTAGGAGGTACACAGCAAAAGCACCTCCTGCAGCAATTGCTGCAATGCTGCCGATACGAGTATTACCAATGACACTACTGTTAGAACTTCCTAAAACGAATAATTCACCCATGCCAATAACAGCTATAGCGCCAGAACTAAATAAAGTTAGGCGATCGCGGAACAAAAACCATGACACCAGTCCGTTGATAATTGGATAGACAAAGAAAAGTGCGATCGCCATCCCAGTCGGAATTTGACCGATAGCAAGGTAGATGAGTACCTGAGAGAGAAACAAAAAGCATCCACTGACAATTGACAGTATCAACACTCGTTTTGTACTCGGATTACTGGAGTTCCCTCGAACTGAGTCACCCAGGTATTGCAGATCTTGCCATACTCGTGAATGTAGCATGGGAGCCAAAAGCAACATTAGCGGTAGAACCACCAGCATCCTGAGCATCAAAATGAAAAGTGAATTACCCAAATTTGGTGATATCAGGCGTTGTGCATCAAACACACCCAAAATTTGGGAGCCAGGCAGGAAAATTACCTTAATAGCTACGTTGTACAGCGCTGTTGCGACTGTTGACAATGCTAGCAGCATAATTCCTGTGATTTGTAAAGAAGAAATTCCCCTCTGCCTTGGTGTGAGTTGTGGTTCTGGTGGAGGAGATGTTTCTGGCTCTAAAACGGCGCGTCTTGGAGATGCTACCGGAGTTGGTTCTTCTAACACCTGTCGAGACTGAGTTGTTTCGCTGCGTCTTGGAGATGCTACCGGAGTTGGTTCTTCTGACACAGGAGGAGACTGAGTTGTTTCGCTTGGCGAGACTATACTTTGGGAAAGAGAATTCCAAGCAGGGGTTTCTTCCTGGGGTAAACTCCTAGGTAAAACTGTAGTTTCTGGAGGAATTTCTCTTTGCAACTTTGTTGGTACTTCCTCAGAAGTCAGCTGTTGCTGTTGTAGAATTTGTTCAATCTCAGGAGGGGGAACTGCTGCAATTGTAGAATTTTGTGGTGTTTGTTCCAGTTCTCTACGCAGAGAATTCACTAATTCTATTAAAATTGCTTCGCCTTCCCTTTGTTGGACTATCATTCGGGATAACTGTTGAGAAAGACCGCCTTGATAGTTTTTCAACTCCTGCTGCAGTGAGTTAAAGGTAATAGTGAGGGTGTCATCCAAAGAACCCAGAAGTTTTTGGGCATACTCATTTGCTTCACTTGTGGAGCGACTTGTGGTTTGTGTGAATTCAGAACTTCCCACTGGTTGGGAAACACGCTCCATAGCTTGGGTAGCTAAAGTTTCCAAAGAAGATTGCAGCTGCGTTGATATATGATTAGCTAATACTTGTGACAATTGACGAATCAACGTTTGCTGCTCATTAATTTGATACGCCTGTTGAAGATGTTCTTTTTCCTCTTCCAGCCGTCTAATGTCTTGAGTTAAGCGGTCTTTTTCTGCTTGCAACCGCTTGGTATCTTCCTGTAAGGATCTAAGCAAATTCCGTTGGAGGATTTGCAATTCCTCAGTGACAGCTCGTAAAGCAGTTTCTGCTGTCCCATATGGATCGCCTTTTTCTCGTGGGTTATCTGGTCGCCTTTCGTATCGCCCCATTCGTCTTTAACCTCTGACCTTTGATGGTCAAGCAGCTTACTATTGACTTGACCGGCGCTTATATTCCTATTATTTCTGTTTTCTGTCAATGGATATATCTCTACCTTCAGAGAAAAATTGCTGCAAGGGCTTGAAAGGCAATTTTTCCTAAAACGGAATCCACTTCAGCCTAACTTGAAAATAGGAGTGAAGGCTACTAATTTATTTTCCTGTCATCTTCTACACAATTTGTTATAAAAATACTTGCTTTGCGCATTCTATATGTGCAATTATGTCTGTAGTTAAAATACTGTTAATCGAGCTTATTACCGGAATATTAGCAGGGACATAGCACCAATCAATTTGTAGCCTATAGGTCACAAATGTGTGTCCAACAAGTCTGAAGTTTCATCACTCAGGCTCGAATCACCATGCTTAACCTAGGTAATCAAAAACTGATCAGGAGAAATCAATGAATAAACGCAAACTACCAGCAATTGGTCGTCGTCAGTTTGTGGGGACTGCACTTGCCAGCACAGTCTTGACATTAGGAGGCTCAAGTGTGTTTTCTGCTGTCGCTGCCAAACGAAAGCGTCCGAACATACTGTTCATTTTGACGGATGACTTGGGCTGGGGCGACATTGGTATTTATGGAAAAACCTATCAGACGCCAAATTTAGACCAGTTGGCAAGGGAAGGTACACGCTTCACCAATGCCTATGCAGCGCAAACTGTTTGCACGCCAACACGGATCGGCTTTTTTACAGGTCGTTATCCAGCGCGATTGCCAGTTGGTCTTCAAGAACCTTTAGCTGGAGGCGAGACTGTAGGATTACCGCCGGAACACCCAACAATCGCTTCCCTTTTAAAAGCCAATGGTTACCAGACAGCATTGGTTGGTAAATGGCACACTGGCTTTCTTCCCGATTACGGTCCACTTAAGAGTGGTTTTGATGAGTTTTTTGGAAATTATAGTGGGGCGATCGACTACTTTACCCACAAAGATGGAAGTGGAAAACTTGACTTCTATGAAGGTGAGGTGCCTGTAGAAAAACCTGGTTATGCTACAGACTTGTATACTGAGCGTGCTGTTGAATTCCTCAAAAGACCCCGCAATCAACCGTTTTACCTAAGCCTTCATTACAATGCGCCCCATTGGCCTTGGGAAGGACCAAATGATGAAGAGTTGAGTCGAACTTTCTACAATTCAAATGCTTTCACTGCCGGAGGGTCAAAAGAAACTTACGCTGCAATCCTAAAAAGTCTAGACGACGGAGTTGGTAAAGTCTTGCAAGCTTTAAAGGAGTCTGGGCAGGCTGATAACACCATAGTTATTTTTGTCAGTGATAACGGGGGTGAGAGGTACTCTGATATTGGACCTTTTCAAGGGAGAAAGGGTGGTTTGTATGAAGGTGGTATACGAGTTCCCACTTTAATCCGGTGGCCGGGAGTGATTCAACCCAACCAAGTGAACAGCCAAGTTCTTATCACGTTTGACTTGACAGCAACAATTCTGACAGCAACAGGTACTTCACCCGACCCCAACTATCCACTTGATGGTCGGAATTTGCTCCCTGTCCTTCTGGGTAAAAAACCTGTTTCCCCTCGAACGCTGTTCTGGCGCTACAAATCCAATATCGCTGGGCGTCCTTCAGGGACTCTTCAAGCAGCAGTCCGAAGCGGGGATTGGAAGTACTTGCGCCAGGGAGAGAACGAATATCTGTTTAATCTTGCCAATGACGAAGGCGAACAAACTGACCTCAAAGATAACAATCCTAAAGTGTTGCAGCGGTTGCGCGATCGCTTTGAGGAATGGAACGAACAAGTTCTGCCTTACCCAGCTTAAGGAAAAGTCATTCATGCAGGAACGTACAGTACATCAAGAGGTTTCATCTGGTAAATCTGACAGGCAAATCGCGATTAAGCGTCCTGGTAAAGCACCTGATAAAGATATCGTCTGGATACCAGGTGGCGCTTTTGTGATGGGGTCTGACCACCATTACCCAGAGGAAAGTCCAGCCCATCTTGTCCGTGTAGATGGCTTTTGGATGGATCGTTATGGTGTTACTAACAAGCAGTTTCAACGTTTTGTGAAAGCAACTGGTTACGTGACAGTAGCAGAACGTCCACCAAAGCCAGAAGATTATCCTGGAGCGATACCGGAACTTTTAGTACCAGGTTCGGCTGTATTTCAGCAGCCGAAACATCCAGTGAATTTACAAACTTGTAGCTGGTGGGTTTATGTACCAGGTGCAAACTGGCGACATCCAGCCGGACCTGGAAGTTCTATCAAAGGGCGAGAAAATTATCCTGTGGTACATATTGCCTATGAAGATGCTGAAGCTTACGCAGCTTGGGCTGGTAAATTGTTACCGACGGAAGCACAGTGGGAATTTGCGGCTCGCGGTGGGCTGGAGGGTGCTGTCTACTCCTGGGGAAATGAATTTGCTCCTAAAGGTAAGCGCATGGCTAACACTTGGTCCGGTGAGTTTCCTTGGCAAAACCTAAAGCGGCGCTCTCCTGGACCAGAATCTGTCGGCTCGTATCCTGCAAATGGTTATGGTTTGTACGATATGATCGGCAACGTTTGGGAGTGGACAACTGATTGGTATCGAGACTCTCACCCGGAAAATAAGACTAAATCTTGCTGTATTCCAGTCAACCCCAGAGGTGGAACCCAACAAGAGAGCTTTGATCCAAATACACCATCTCAAATACCTAGAAAGGTACTCAAAGGTGGTTCCTTTCTGTGTGCCCCTAACTACTGCCAGCGTTATCGACCAGCCGCACGTCATCCAGAAACAGTAGATACCTCAACTTGTCATATTGGATTTCGTTGTATAGTCAATGTGTGAACTCTGCTTTAGCGACTCCAACTGTTTCTACGTTTCCAATACTCAGCAACTCGTTGTTCCCATTGCTTCCAGTAATCTTTCATGACTTCTGGCTCAAACCAAAATACCTCAGCTTCTGTGTTTGGTATTGCTACAACCAATAAAGCATGATTTAGGTCAATACTATACTCTTGATAACACTGATTAACTGCTCCTAGGTAAGCTGTTAATTGCAGAGGATGTTCATATAAACGCTCAATTGAACCTTTAGGTTTATCTGCTGTTTTCCACTCGCAAATACAGGGAATACCTTTATAACTTGCAACACAATCTACTTTGCCGGAATAGCTCATGTTGTAGTGAAAGACTGAGCCTTCCACAAGTTTGACTGTATCAATTTCTTCTAAAACAGGTTTGATGCTTTCCCAATAAGGACGACTCGCTTCAGGACAAATAGGGTTTTCTCCCAGCAGAGAGCGTTCAATTTGTTTGTGGGTTTGTGTTCCTCGACGACTGGCTCCTGTTGTAATTCGTGTGGCTTCTTCACCTCCAACACGTGCTTTCCAATTTAACAGCCGATCACGGTCTTCTTGCGGTTTGGTGGCGTTAAGTATTGTCGTCACACTAGGGAAGCGATTTCCCTGAGCATCCACGTAATATTGTTTACCATTTTCCCGCATTGATTTGGCATTGATGCGGGGTAGCAGTTGGGTATCAAAGGACATTGCTGGTTTTTTTTCGTACTATATCATTCAAGCAAGGAATAAGTGTGTTTTAAGGAAAATCCAAAAGTCAGAAGTCAATGCACATCGCGTAACCGAGATGGTGCAGCATTTTTGCCAAGAGATTTTAGCGATAAGAACTCGTAATCGTTTTAGCTGTCGCTGCGATGACTTTTGCACGCTCCTTTGAGGATCGCCGTGACTCTGCCACAAAAACAGCAACTGAGATCGTACCGCCGTCCGGTGCGGTTAGTATTCCGACATCATTGGTCACCGCAGTAACGCCCCTCCAGGTAAGGCTAGTTCCTGTTTTATGGCCAAGTGTCCAGCCTTCCGGCACCCCTGCTTTCAAGCGATCTGGAAAGGTTACGGTTTCCTGCATCACTTTTAACAGATGCGCAGTTGATTTGGCTGAAAGGAGTTTCCCGGTGGCAAGAGCACTTAGAAAGCTCACCATTCCTCGTGGCGTCGCCGTATCACGCTTGTCTTTCAAGTACGCAGCAAAAGACGCATCGCGACGACCGGACGGTACAGCTTTTATCGCTTTCTCAAGTACATTTGCATCAACATACTCAGGCCGCCAAATCAAACCGACAATCTCAGTTTGGAGGTGTTTCTCGTCCCTATCCACGCTAAGACCTGAAATCCTCTTCGTTTTCAAAAACGTCCTAATACCTTCCGCACCGCCAACCCGCGCAAAAAGAAGATCTGTCGCGGCACTATCGCTCTCGATAACTGCACCAGAGATCAAATCGGCGACAGTTGTCTTTACTTCTCCACGTTCTGCAACAAGATCGGCAATCGGCTGGACATAAAGGCTTAGATCGTTCTTGCGGACAGTTACAACATCCTCAAGACGCATCTGGCCACGATCAATTGCATCCATCACGGCAGCAGCAACGACCAACTTCATAACACTCTGAAGCGAGAAACGTTGGTCACCGTTGACGCAGGTAATGACGCCCGATTTTATCTGCTCTGCACAGATTCCAACCCGACCATCAGACCCCTTTGCAACAACTTCCAAGTTCCGTTGCAGGGTAGAGGTGTCCGCTAGTGATCCAGCCTTGGTAGGGGAGATAGACACCAAGCAAAAAACATACAGAGCGCCTGCTAACCAGTTCAACGATCGCGTGCTTCGCGGTTTCTTCTTTTTGTCCATAAAGTTTTTCTTCTTGAAAACTAGCAAATCTCAACTATGCTTGTAGACATATCTCTCAAATGAGATGAAAAATTTACAAATATTTAATAACCTAGAAAAATAGTTATTGATTTGTGATTGGAGATAACAGCAATGATGAAAACTAGCTATCTAACCCAATTGACCAGGAAATTTTAAGAGAAAACTGTCAAGAGCCGTAATGGGTTTTCAACCAGAAACCATGAAAAATGTCTTACTTTCGTTCAGCTTTCTGGCAATAACAGCATTTTCTCAACTTTAACAAGTGTATATTCCAGTACCTTTTGTTTGTCAAGTTTACTCTCTAATCAGAGTAAAAGAGCTTTCTTATACAATTTTGTCCTAAAAATAATATAAAGTTTGGGGAAAAACAATGAATATCAAGATATTCGCTGCCTTAGCTATAGTGGCAGCAACTGGTGGATTACAAACCAAAGTTTACGCACAGTCCTCAGTCCCATCAA
This portion of the Brasilonema sennae CENA114 genome encodes:
- a CDS encoding EamA family transporter, translating into MGRYERRPDNPREKGDPYGTAETALRAVTEELQILQRNLLRSLQEDTKRLQAEKDRLTQDIRRLEEEKEHLQQAYQINEQQTLIRQLSQVLANHISTQLQSSLETLATQAMERVSQPVGSSEFTQTTSRSTSEANEYAQKLLGSLDDTLTITFNSLQQELKNYQGGLSQQLSRMIVQQREGEAILIELVNSLRRELEQTPQNSTIAAVPPPEIEQILQQQQLTSEEVPTKLQREIPPETTVLPRSLPQEETPAWNSLSQSIVSPSETTQSPPVSEEPTPVASPRRSETTQSRQVLEEPTPVASPRRAVLEPETSPPPEPQLTPRQRGISSLQITGIMLLALSTVATALYNVAIKVIFLPGSQILGVFDAQRLISPNLGNSLFILMLRMLVVLPLMLLLAPMLHSRVWQDLQYLGDSVRGNSSNPSTKRVLILSIVSGCFLFLSQVLIYLAIGQIPTGMAIALFFVYPIINGLVSWFLFRDRLTLFSSGAIAVIGMGELFVLGSSNSSVIGNTRIGSIAAIAAGGAFAVYLLVSRMCAAKVHPVSLTLINFATMLLLSVFGLILPLPTSWNLQLNRGYLLELVLCAFLLGVLTLFSYLFNNFGIRKIGASRSAIIGASIPALTVIFAGLILQETLQLEQVLGVLLVSFGAGALCFEKIRRTKPFHQSS
- a CDS encoding sulfatase, coding for MNKRKLPAIGRRQFVGTALASTVLTLGGSSVFSAVAAKRKRPNILFILTDDLGWGDIGIYGKTYQTPNLDQLAREGTRFTNAYAAQTVCTPTRIGFFTGRYPARLPVGLQEPLAGGETVGLPPEHPTIASLLKANGYQTALVGKWHTGFLPDYGPLKSGFDEFFGNYSGAIDYFTHKDGSGKLDFYEGEVPVEKPGYATDLYTERAVEFLKRPRNQPFYLSLHYNAPHWPWEGPNDEELSRTFYNSNAFTAGGSKETYAAILKSLDDGVGKVLQALKESGQADNTIVIFVSDNGGERYSDIGPFQGRKGGLYEGGIRVPTLIRWPGVIQPNQVNSQVLITFDLTATILTATGTSPDPNYPLDGRNLLPVLLGKKPVSPRTLFWRYKSNIAGRPSGTLQAAVRSGDWKYLRQGENEYLFNLANDEGEQTDLKDNNPKVLQRLRDRFEEWNEQVLPYPA
- a CDS encoding formylglycine-generating enzyme family protein, whose product is MQERTVHQEVSSGKSDRQIAIKRPGKAPDKDIVWIPGGAFVMGSDHHYPEESPAHLVRVDGFWMDRYGVTNKQFQRFVKATGYVTVAERPPKPEDYPGAIPELLVPGSAVFQQPKHPVNLQTCSWWVYVPGANWRHPAGPGSSIKGRENYPVVHIAYEDAEAYAAWAGKLLPTEAQWEFAARGGLEGAVYSWGNEFAPKGKRMANTWSGEFPWQNLKRRSPGPESVGSYPANGYGLYDMIGNVWEWTTDWYRDSHPENKTKSCCIPVNPRGGTQQESFDPNTPSQIPRKVLKGGSFLCAPNYCQRYRPAARHPETVDTSTCHIGFRCIVNV
- a CDS encoding PD-(D/E)XK nuclease family protein; this translates as MSFDTQLLPRINAKSMRENGKQYYVDAQGNRFPSVTTILNATKPQEDRDRLLNWKARVGGEEATRITTGASRRGTQTHKQIERSLLGENPICPEASRPYWESIKPVLEEIDTVKLVEGSVFHYNMSYSGKVDCVASYKGIPCICEWKTADKPKGSIERLYEHPLQLTAYLGAVNQCYQEYSIDLNHALLVVAIPNTEAEVFWFEPEVMKDYWKQWEQRVAEYWKRRNSWSR
- the bla gene encoding class A beta-lactamase, whose product is MDKKKKPRSTRSLNWLAGALYVFCLVSISPTKAGSLADTSTLQRNLEVVAKGSDGRVGICAEQIKSGVITCVNGDQRFSLQSVMKLVVAAAVMDAIDRGQMRLEDVVTVRKNDLSLYVQPIADLVAERGEVKTTVADLISGAVIESDSAATDLLFARVGGAEGIRTFLKTKRISGLSVDRDEKHLQTEIVGLIWRPEYVDANVLEKAIKAVPSGRRDASFAAYLKDKRDTATPRGMVSFLSALATGKLLSAKSTAHLLKVMQETVTFPDRLKAGVPEGWTLGHKTGTSLTWRGVTAVTNDVGILTAPDGGTISVAVFVAESRRSSKERAKVIAATAKTITSSYR